In Paeniglutamicibacter kerguelensis, one genomic interval encodes:
- a CDS encoding MFS transporter — MAPSSTVSDWNIPKRTTSVVLFACWLAILAEGYDVGVLGAVLPALAEYKEWSLTPLQLGGLGAYALVGMLFGALFIGTLSDVIGRRKMLLLAMLIFTITQVGAAMAPTPEMFGLFRFLGGLGMGGIIPVAAALTIEYSAPKKRSLNYGIMYSGYSLGIVVSALVAMALLPTLGWRWVIAVGALPVLILPLVAWLLPESLEYLVSKGKIAEAKALAAKLNVRDYEPVAPAKPGAKVPWREVMAAMFSGKYLRSTVFFWISLFCGMVLVYGLNTWLPQIMRKAGYDLGTSLTFLLVFSLASAVGGLILGWLADKYGQKPILVIFYLLGAGGILLLMFPNTMFINLCFVAFAGIGSISTSLVLTGYIADYYPAAQRGTATGWALSFARLGAISGPIIGGWIASTGMNFQFNFVFFAIVGVVAALAVSMIPPRITASSAPALAAEREAVLD; from the coding sequence GTGGCGCCTTCATCCACGGTTTCGGACTGGAACATCCCCAAGCGCACCACTTCGGTTGTGCTTTTCGCCTGCTGGCTGGCCATTCTGGCCGAAGGCTACGACGTCGGCGTGCTCGGCGCAGTGCTGCCGGCACTGGCCGAGTACAAGGAATGGTCGCTGACCCCGCTGCAGCTCGGTGGCCTCGGCGCCTACGCGCTGGTGGGCATGCTCTTCGGCGCGCTGTTCATCGGCACCCTGAGCGACGTGATCGGCCGCCGCAAAATGCTGCTGCTTGCCATGCTCATCTTCACCATCACGCAGGTAGGCGCGGCCATGGCCCCGACCCCGGAAATGTTCGGCCTCTTCCGCTTCCTCGGCGGCCTGGGCATGGGCGGCATCATCCCGGTCGCCGCGGCGCTGACCATCGAATACTCCGCACCGAAGAAGCGCTCACTGAACTACGGCATCATGTACTCCGGCTACTCGCTGGGCATCGTGGTCTCCGCGCTGGTTGCCATGGCGCTACTGCCGACCCTCGGCTGGCGCTGGGTCATCGCCGTCGGCGCCCTGCCGGTGCTGATCCTGCCGCTGGTCGCCTGGCTGCTCCCCGAGTCCCTCGAGTACCTGGTCTCCAAGGGCAAGATCGCCGAGGCCAAGGCACTCGCCGCAAAGCTCAACGTGCGCGACTACGAGCCCGTGGCCCCGGCCAAGCCGGGCGCGAAGGTTCCGTGGCGCGAGGTCATGGCCGCCATGTTCTCCGGCAAGTACCTGCGCTCGACGGTCTTCTTCTGGATCTCACTCTTCTGCGGCATGGTGCTTGTCTACGGCCTGAACACCTGGCTGCCGCAGATCATGCGCAAGGCCGGCTACGACCTCGGCACCTCGCTCACCTTCCTGCTGGTGTTCTCCTTGGCCTCGGCCGTCGGCGGCCTGATCCTCGGTTGGTTGGCCGACAAGTACGGGCAGAAGCCCATCCTGGTGATCTTCTACCTGCTGGGCGCCGGCGGCATCCTGCTGCTGATGTTCCCGAACACCATGTTCATCAACCTGTGCTTCGTGGCCTTCGCCGGCATCGGGTCGATCTCCACCTCGCTAGTGCTCACCGGCTACATCGCCGACTACTACCCGGCGGCCCAGCGCGGCACCGCCACCGGCTGGGCCTTGTCCTTCGCCCGACTCGGTGCCATCTCGGGCCCGATCATCGGCGGCTGGATCGCCTCCACCGGCATGAACTTCCAGTTCAACTTCGTCTTCTTCGCCATCGTCGGCGTGGTTGCGGCCCTTGCCGTGTCGATGATCCCGCCGCGCATCACCGCCAGCTCGGCCCCGGCTCTTGCCGCCGAGCGCGAAGCGGTGCTCGACTAG
- a CDS encoding S9 family peptidase: MTTPLPYGSWPSPITAEHVAAGTTPVGGGDFVGEELWWLEGRPAEGGRLTVVARGAGTDAAPRELVAAPYNVRSRVNEYGGSSWAAISVAGVRTLVFANFADQRLYLAVAHGGAPVPLTPESAGEDGDPQLRFAEIIPGTNAGEVFTVCEDHRDGLRRYIVAIPLDGSAAEDAGKLREVSPASRFVASPRLSPDGTKLSWISWEHPQMPWDGTELHVGDLVEGRVSTDSVLAGSATESVLQPEWLTDGNLVFVSDRSGWWNLYSHSLETGEQRALCTLEEEFAGPLWSLGQSWYKVENEHSLLVTHGTHGTSLARLDLASGELAELELPFTRVSPSALRGNRLLASATSLVEGDGLRLIDMETLGTENVALSLSALPDPEALPHARAMEFATADGSPVYAHVYAPRLGERTGPEGEKPPFVAFVHGGPTSQAFAQLSLSIAYYTSRGIGVVDVNYGGSTGFGRAYRERLRGQWGIVDVQDTVAVMKGLVAAGLADGNRLAIEGGSAGGWTVLSALTDTETFAAGISRYGVSDLVGLVTDTHDFESRYMDSLVGPYPEAAELYAERAPINHVDDISCPVLLLQGDEDKVVPPAQSQVVADALAANGIPHAYVLYAGEQHGFRRMENIINALETSLGFYATVFGFDADVPSLELS, encoded by the coding sequence ATGACTACGCCCTTGCCCTATGGTTCCTGGCCCTCGCCCATCACCGCCGAACACGTTGCAGCCGGGACCACTCCGGTGGGCGGCGGCGACTTCGTGGGGGAGGAGCTGTGGTGGCTCGAGGGTCGCCCCGCCGAAGGTGGACGCCTGACGGTCGTGGCGCGCGGGGCCGGAACCGACGCGGCCCCCCGTGAACTCGTCGCGGCCCCCTACAACGTCCGCAGCAGGGTCAACGAATACGGCGGTTCCTCGTGGGCCGCGATCTCCGTGGCCGGCGTCCGGACGTTGGTCTTCGCGAACTTCGCCGACCAACGCCTTTACCTGGCCGTCGCGCACGGCGGTGCCCCGGTGCCGCTGACCCCGGAAAGCGCGGGGGAGGACGGCGACCCGCAATTGCGTTTCGCCGAGATCATCCCAGGCACGAACGCCGGTGAGGTGTTCACCGTCTGTGAGGACCACCGCGATGGGCTGCGCCGCTACATCGTTGCCATCCCGCTCGACGGCTCGGCGGCGGAAGACGCCGGCAAACTCCGCGAGGTCAGCCCGGCCTCCCGCTTTGTCGCCAGCCCGCGGCTCAGCCCCGACGGAACCAAGCTGAGCTGGATCTCCTGGGAGCACCCGCAAATGCCGTGGGACGGAACCGAGCTCCACGTCGGGGATCTTGTCGAAGGACGCGTCTCCACCGACTCCGTGCTGGCGGGCTCCGCCACCGAATCGGTGCTGCAGCCCGAATGGCTCACCGACGGCAACCTGGTCTTCGTCTCGGACCGCAGCGGTTGGTGGAACCTGTACTCGCACAGCCTGGAAACCGGCGAACAGCGGGCGCTGTGCACCCTTGAGGAGGAATTCGCGGGCCCGCTGTGGTCGCTGGGGCAGAGCTGGTACAAGGTCGAGAACGAGCACAGCCTGCTGGTGACCCACGGAACCCACGGCACCTCCCTGGCCCGCCTGGACCTGGCCAGCGGGGAACTGGCAGAGCTCGAGCTGCCGTTCACCAGGGTTTCCCCCTCGGCGCTGAGGGGAAACCGGTTGCTGGCAAGCGCCACCTCGCTGGTGGAGGGCGACGGGCTGCGGCTGATTGACATGGAGACGCTCGGGACGGAAAACGTCGCCCTCTCGCTCTCCGCGCTGCCCGACCCCGAAGCCCTGCCGCACGCCCGCGCCATGGAGTTCGCCACCGCCGACGGGTCGCCGGTCTACGCCCACGTGTACGCGCCGCGGCTGGGGGAACGCACGGGCCCCGAGGGGGAGAAGCCCCCGTTCGTCGCGTTCGTGCACGGCGGGCCGACCTCGCAGGCCTTTGCCCAGCTTTCGCTGTCCATCGCCTACTACACCTCGCGCGGCATCGGCGTGGTCGATGTGAACTACGGCGGCTCAACGGGCTTCGGCCGCGCCTACCGCGAACGGCTGCGCGGCCAGTGGGGCATCGTCGACGTGCAGGACACCGTGGCCGTCATGAAGGGGCTTGTCGCCGCGGGCCTGGCCGACGGCAACCGCCTGGCGATCGAGGGCGGGTCCGCCGGCGGCTGGACCGTGCTCAGCGCGCTGACGGACACAGAGACCTTCGCCGCCGGCATTTCCCGCTACGGGGTCTCCGACCTGGTCGGCCTGGTCACCGACACCCACGACTTCGAGTCCCGCTACATGGACTCCCTCGTCGGCCCCTACCCGGAGGCCGCCGAGCTCTATGCGGAGCGCGCGCCGATCAACCACGTCGACGACATCTCCTGCCCGGTGCTGCTCCTGCAAGGCGACGAGGACAAGGTGGTGCCGCCGGCCCAGTCCCAGGTTGTCGCCGACGCTCTCGCGGCCAACGGGATTCCGCACGCCTACGTGCTCTACGCGGGGGAACAGCACGGCTTCCGCCGCATGGAAAACATCATCAACGCGCTGGAGACATCGCTGGGTTTCTACGCGACGGTCTTCGGGTTCGATGCCGACGTCCCGTCGCTGGAACTGAGCTAG
- a CDS encoding DUF1697 domain-containing protein has protein sequence MYFYAVFLRGVNVGGVKILMKDLTALLEQAGFSRVRTLLASGNVVFASEESDPAAVKTACEAAINSVYGYGTRVIVQDAAQLEYLAGNFPFAPPNDGIQRHEYLVLTESEEKAASIMGTAPEPSTEERVAQLSHGICWEVPRGQSLDSLLAKHFAKVASKSLVTTRNMNTIHKMLTALKALA, from the coding sequence ATGTATTTCTATGCGGTTTTCCTGCGGGGCGTAAACGTCGGTGGAGTCAAGATTCTCATGAAGGACCTCACCGCGCTGCTGGAGCAAGCCGGTTTTTCCCGGGTTCGCACGCTTTTGGCCAGCGGGAATGTGGTGTTTGCCAGCGAAGAATCGGATCCCGCGGCAGTGAAAACGGCCTGCGAGGCGGCCATCAACTCGGTCTATGGCTACGGGACCCGGGTGATCGTGCAGGATGCGGCACAGCTGGAATACCTGGCCGGGAACTTCCCGTTTGCCCCTCCGAATGACGGAATCCAGCGTCATGAATACCTGGTCCTGACGGAGTCCGAGGAAAAAGCGGCAAGCATCATGGGGACTGCACCGGAACCCTCCACTGAAGAACGTGTTGCCCAGCTCTCCCACGGAATCTGCTGGGAGGTGCCCCGCGGGCAGAGCCTCGACAGCCTGCTTGCCAAGCATTTCGCCAAGGTGGCTTCAAAGTCCCTTGTCACAACGAGGAACATGAACACGATCCACAAGATGCTCACGGCACTCAAGGCTCTGGCCTAG
- a CDS encoding trimeric intracellular cation channel family protein — MPLVLDLFGVFFFGVSGSLLAARRGFDIVGSLLLAGLTGIGGGIIRDVILGQTPTAFANPFYFIPPVLAALLVFFLAPGVQRMMRPLLVFDAAGLALFCITGTIKALESGMNPFASALLGVTSAVGGGLLRDVVANKTPELFNPRDIYAVPAMLGAGLIAGFWGMGLTGGAWQLAVAGVVFLLRLLALTFHWHVPRAVGPWHRDATLN; from the coding sequence ATGCCACTGGTGCTAGACCTGTTCGGGGTCTTTTTCTTCGGGGTCTCGGGTTCCCTGCTGGCTGCGCGGCGGGGATTCGACATCGTCGGCTCGTTGCTTCTGGCGGGGCTGACCGGGATCGGCGGCGGCATCATCCGCGACGTCATCCTCGGACAGACGCCGACGGCATTCGCGAACCCGTTTTACTTCATTCCGCCCGTGCTGGCAGCGCTGCTTGTCTTTTTCCTGGCACCCGGGGTCCAGAGGATGATGCGCCCGCTGCTTGTCTTCGATGCGGCGGGCCTTGCCCTGTTCTGCATCACCGGCACCATCAAGGCGCTGGAGTCGGGCATGAACCCCTTTGCCTCGGCGCTACTGGGCGTCACCTCGGCAGTCGGCGGCGGTTTGCTGCGCGATGTCGTGGCCAACAAGACGCCCGAACTGTTCAACCCGCGGGACATCTACGCCGTCCCGGCGATGCTCGGCGCGGGCCTCATTGCCGGATTCTGGGGCATGGGATTGACGGGCGGGGCCTGGCAACTGGCCGTTGCCGGCGTCGTGTTCCTGTTGCGCCTGCTGGCCCTGACCTTCCATTGGCACGTGCCGCGGGCCGTCGGGCCGTGGCACAGGGATGCCACGTTGAACTGA
- a CDS encoding CynX/NimT family MFS transporter has translation MPLTPPRQKMAGRIGALLGILLMALSLRAAVVSVPPLLGSIGPELGFDSFSTGLLAMLAPIVFAAFGLLTPRLIRWWGLEKILITAVLLAITGQLLRAAVGDVASFLLLSVITLAGYGMGNVVLPPLVKKYFPDRLAIVTSGYVTMLAVGTWMSPQFSVPLANATNWRSSIAAWALLSAIVLVPWTIQIFKDRKHPRPDTPLVNGMVAAPPAKINPWRSPVAWGLAIFLAGNSAQTYVYFTWLPPYLASQGLDTMTAGSMLALFAILGLPVSLLVPLWVPRLRNPIIAVLVFTSFWITGHLGLYLSPTQGTAIWVVFAGLGQGTFAIALLMMNLRSRTTYGSGVLSGFSQGLGYAGAAIVPMLFGMVKDATGGWSASFAMLGICIAVMLTGAVMINGPRKIEDGPDDAGVRRPLERVG, from the coding sequence ATGCCATTGACCCCACCGCGGCAAAAGATGGCGGGCCGTATCGGTGCGCTACTCGGCATTCTTCTCATGGCATTGTCGCTGCGCGCAGCGGTGGTTTCTGTTCCGCCCCTTTTGGGAAGCATCGGACCGGAACTTGGATTTGATTCCTTCAGCACCGGGTTGCTGGCGATGCTTGCGCCCATCGTTTTTGCAGCCTTTGGCTTGCTTACACCACGGCTGATCCGGTGGTGGGGCCTGGAGAAGATCTTGATCACGGCAGTGTTGTTGGCCATTACAGGACAGCTGCTCAGGGCGGCGGTGGGGGACGTGGCCAGTTTCCTGCTGCTTTCGGTCATCACGCTGGCCGGATACGGCATGGGTAACGTCGTATTGCCACCGCTCGTGAAAAAGTACTTCCCCGACCGTCTGGCGATCGTGACCTCCGGGTACGTGACGATGCTGGCCGTTGGCACCTGGATGAGTCCGCAGTTCTCGGTGCCGCTGGCAAACGCCACCAACTGGCGTTCCTCGATTGCCGCGTGGGCACTGCTTTCTGCCATCGTGTTGGTTCCGTGGACGATACAGATTTTCAAGGACCGGAAGCACCCCCGTCCCGACACTCCCTTGGTCAACGGAATGGTTGCCGCGCCGCCGGCCAAGATCAACCCCTGGCGCTCACCCGTGGCGTGGGGGCTGGCGATTTTCCTTGCCGGCAACTCCGCACAGACCTACGTGTACTTCACCTGGTTGCCGCCGTACCTCGCGTCGCAGGGGCTGGACACCATGACCGCCGGATCCATGCTGGCGCTCTTTGCCATCCTGGGACTGCCGGTCAGCCTGCTGGTGCCGCTGTGGGTTCCGCGGCTTCGCAATCCGATTATCGCGGTACTGGTCTTCACCTCGTTCTGGATCACCGGCCACCTCGGCCTGTATCTTTCGCCCACGCAGGGCACAGCCATTTGGGTTGTCTTTGCCGGCCTGGGGCAGGGCACCTTTGCCATCGCACTGCTGATGATGAACCTGCGCTCGCGCACTACTTACGGCTCAGGAGTGCTTTCCGGATTCAGCCAGGGCCTGGGCTACGCGGGGGCCGCGATCGTGCCAATGCTCTTCGGCATGGTCAAGGACGCAACGGGCGGGTGGAGCGCTTCCTTTGCGATGCTCGGAATCTGCATCGCGGTCATGCTCACCGGCGCCGTGATGATCAACGGGCCGCGCAAGATCGAAGACGGTCCCGACGACGCGGGTGTCCGGCGGCCGCTTGAGCGCGTGGGCTAA
- a CDS encoding TetR/AcrR family transcriptional regulator, protein MSRPPLAKEKIIDAYVSMLCEEGERAATMEATAARAGVSKGGLLYHFASKELLAQGAIDGLLRTHEEDLQHMGSAPEGPASYFVRTSTVIGGELDRYFLAVLRLAQGGHEPSVKALEDVQEGWLNLIQLEVKDKYAAEAIMLIGEGLYYQTSMPGSWSTGTFGKDLDHLLKQVERLKNGN, encoded by the coding sequence ATGTCTCGCCCCCCATTAGCCAAGGAAAAGATCATCGACGCCTATGTTTCGATGCTCTGTGAAGAAGGCGAACGCGCAGCCACCATGGAGGCCACCGCCGCACGGGCAGGCGTCTCCAAGGGAGGGCTGCTCTACCACTTTGCCTCCAAGGAATTGCTGGCCCAGGGGGCCATCGACGGATTGCTCAGGACCCACGAGGAGGACCTGCAACACATGGGGTCCGCCCCCGAGGGGCCGGCGAGCTACTTTGTGCGCACCAGCACCGTCATCGGCGGGGAACTCGACCGCTACTTCCTGGCCGTGCTTCGACTTGCCCAGGGCGGACACGAACCATCGGTCAAGGCGCTCGAGGACGTCCAGGAGGGCTGGCTGAACCTGATCCAGCTCGAGGTCAAGGACAAGTACGCGGCGGAAGCCATCATGCTCATAGGCGAGGGTCTGTACTACCAAACCTCAATGCCCGGTTCGTGGTCCACGGGCACGTTCGGCAAGGATCTCGATCACCTGCTGAAGCAGGTTGAGCGACTCAAGAACGGAAACTAG
- a CDS encoding MFS transporter — protein sequence MSTSKLTTRSAQEQAGSMNRKRWAALVVLMFPVLLISVDNTVLSFAVPALSAALAPSGNQLLWIIDIYPLVLAGLLVPMGSLGDRFGRRRMLLIGSTGFAAVSAAAAFATSAEQLIAARALLGIFGAMLMPATLSLIRNIFTDANERRKAIAIWAAAFSGGAALGPIVGGFLLEHFWWGSVFLLAVPMLLPLLILGPVLIPESRDPKPGAIDPISIILVIMTLLPIVFGVKELTHSASPWVGIMAIAIGITCGVLFVFRQLKRSNPMLDVRLFTNPVFSGALTVNLLSIFGFVGFIYFLSQHLQLVAGNTPMMAGVLMLPGLALTVTFGLLAVPLVRKFKVSTVMIAGLSLSAIAYGIVLAFGQSGSVAALMIAFGVLGAGVGMAETLSNDLALSAVPASKAGAASAISETSYEVGSVLGTAVLGSILNAVYSRNLRVPAALDAEQAEAARQTLGGAHEVAAGLPESQASIADQLLASAATAFDAGVVITSGIAVALTVITIFVISKTIRGARTPEHTPAPETAPSA from the coding sequence ATGAGCACCTCGAAACTCACGACCCGATCAGCGCAAGAGCAAGCCGGTTCAATGAACCGCAAACGTTGGGCTGCTCTTGTGGTGCTGATGTTCCCCGTTCTCCTGATCTCGGTGGACAACACCGTGCTCAGCTTTGCGGTGCCCGCGCTTTCCGCGGCGCTGGCCCCTTCCGGCAACCAACTGCTGTGGATCATTGACATCTACCCGCTGGTCCTTGCCGGCCTCCTGGTTCCCATGGGATCGCTCGGCGACCGCTTCGGCCGCCGCCGCATGCTGCTCATTGGCTCGACCGGTTTTGCGGCAGTTTCCGCAGCCGCGGCGTTTGCCACGAGTGCCGAGCAGCTCATTGCCGCCCGCGCGCTGCTCGGTATCTTCGGTGCCATGCTGATGCCGGCGACCTTGTCGTTGATCCGCAACATCTTCACGGACGCCAATGAACGCCGCAAGGCCATCGCCATCTGGGCCGCTGCATTCTCCGGCGGCGCCGCACTCGGACCGATTGTTGGCGGTTTCCTCCTCGAGCACTTCTGGTGGGGTTCGGTATTCCTGCTGGCCGTGCCGATGCTGCTGCCGCTGCTGATCCTGGGGCCGGTGTTAATTCCGGAATCGCGCGACCCCAAGCCGGGTGCCATCGACCCAATTTCGATCATCCTGGTCATCATGACCCTGTTGCCCATCGTCTTTGGCGTCAAGGAACTGACCCACTCCGCCTCGCCGTGGGTGGGAATCATGGCCATCGCGATCGGCATTACCTGCGGCGTGCTCTTTGTATTCCGTCAGCTCAAACGTTCGAACCCGATGCTTGATGTCCGCCTGTTCACCAACCCGGTGTTCTCCGGAGCCCTGACGGTGAACCTGCTCAGCATCTTTGGATTCGTTGGTTTCATTTACTTCCTGTCCCAGCACTTGCAGCTGGTCGCCGGAAACACCCCGATGATGGCAGGCGTCCTGATGCTGCCCGGCCTTGCCCTGACCGTGACATTCGGGCTTTTGGCCGTCCCGCTGGTGCGCAAGTTCAAGGTCTCCACCGTGATGATTGCCGGCCTGTCACTGAGCGCCATCGCCTACGGCATAGTGCTTGCCTTTGGGCAGTCGGGCTCCGTCGCGGCGCTAATGATTGCATTCGGCGTATTGGGGGCCGGCGTCGGCATGGCCGAGACACTGTCCAACGATCTGGCACTATCGGCAGTCCCTGCGTCAAAGGCAGGTGCTGCCTCAGCGATTTCAGAGACGTCCTACGAGGTTGGTTCGGTACTTGGCACCGCAGTATTGGGTTCGATTCTCAACGCCGTTTATTCACGCAACCTGCGGGTGCCGGCCGCACTGGACGCCGAACAGGCCGAGGCGGCACGCCAAACCCTGGGTGGCGCCCATGAGGTCGCTGCGGGCCTTCCTGAATCCCAGGCCTCCATTGCCGATCAGCTTCTCGCTTCCGCGGCAACCGCATTTGATGCAGGCGTGGTTATCACTTCGGGAATTGCAGTTGCTTTGACGGTAATTACGATTTTCGTTATTTCAAAAACCATCCGCGGGGCACGAACCCCGGAGCATACCCCAGCCCCAGAAACAGCGCCTTCCGCATAG
- the cspE gene encoding transcription antiterminator/RNA stability regulator CspE — translation MATGTVKWFNAEKGFGFIAPDDNSDDVFAHYSAIQSNGFRSLEEGQRVEFEVTQGQKGLQATDIRAV, via the coding sequence ATGGCAACAGGTACCGTTAAGTGGTTCAACGCCGAAAAGGGCTTCGGCTTCATCGCTCCGGACGACAACTCCGATGACGTTTTCGCTCACTACTCCGCCATCCAGTCGAACGGCTTCCGTTCGCTTGAAGAAGGCCAGCGCGTAGAGTTCGAAGTAACTCAGGGCCAGAAGGGCCTTCAGGCCACCGATATCCGCGCTGTCTAA
- a CDS encoding LLM class flavin-dependent oxidoreductase, with protein MSIPLSILDLAPIRSGGSAAETFAESVRLAQTAEANGYTRVWYAEHHNMSSIASSATSVLIGHIAHHTKSIRLGSGGIMLPNHSPLVIAEQFGTLETLFPGRIDLGLGRAPGTDQLTFQALRRDPAASDAFPHDVLELQAYLGENSRIEGVNAYPGHGTNVPLYILGSSLFGARLAAQLGLPYSFASHFAPDALVQATTAYRNEFRPSEFLAEPHVIAGVGVVAAESNSDAHRIMEQVRRDRIQLFLGRNRPTPFTEAEIDMLLDSSHGESIMNMLKYTAVGDGATVAQYLEDFARTAQADELITVHNSSSAAQRLASVEITARAMNLAG; from the coding sequence GTGAGCATTCCCTTGTCGATCCTTGATCTTGCCCCCATCCGCAGCGGCGGTTCAGCCGCCGAAACATTTGCCGAAAGCGTTCGGCTGGCGCAAACCGCCGAAGCCAACGGCTACACCCGTGTCTGGTACGCCGAACACCACAACATGTCCTCGATCGCCTCGAGCGCAACGTCGGTGCTCATTGGCCACATTGCCCACCACACCAAGAGCATTCGCTTGGGGTCAGGCGGCATCATGCTGCCCAACCACTCCCCCTTGGTGATTGCCGAACAGTTCGGCACCCTTGAAACGCTGTTCCCCGGACGCATCGACCTGGGCCTGGGCCGCGCCCCCGGCACCGACCAACTCACGTTCCAGGCCCTTCGCCGCGACCCCGCCGCTTCCGATGCATTCCCCCATGACGTGCTCGAGCTCCAGGCATACCTCGGCGAGAATTCGCGCATTGAGGGTGTCAACGCCTACCCCGGGCACGGAACCAACGTGCCCCTGTACATCTTGGGATCCAGCCTCTTCGGCGCCCGGCTTGCCGCGCAGCTGGGACTGCCGTACTCGTTTGCCTCGCACTTCGCACCCGATGCGTTGGTCCAGGCGACAACCGCTTACCGGAACGAATTCCGGCCCTCGGAATTCCTCGCCGAACCCCATGTCATTGCGGGCGTGGGAGTCGTCGCTGCCGAAAGCAACTCGGATGCCCACCGGATCATGGAACAGGTCCGACGCGATCGCATCCAGCTATTCTTGGGCAGGAACCGTCCCACCCCGTTCACCGAAGCCGAGATCGACATGCTCCTGGATTCGTCGCACGGAGAATCGATCATGAACATGCTCAAGTACACGGCCGTGGGTGACGGCGCCACCGTCGCCCAGTACCTTGAGGACTTCGCGCGCACGGCGCAGGCCGACGAGCTGATCACCGTGCACAACTCCAGCAGTGCGGCCCAGCGCCTGGCATCCGTGGAAATCACCGCCCGGGCCATGAACCTCGCCGGCTAA
- a CDS encoding LysR family transcriptional regulator — MVNPVHLRTLIEVVNHKSFAVAATRLGYTPSAVSQQMTALERTTGTTLFTRGAKSIEPTPAAMTMVRHAQRVLTDIDALLAATSTPDLDPSGKPLQELRLGIFPSLAIYTLPRLLGSPDWDQLGIALRVHVGEPHQTVAGLRQDGELDLALIFQVGQAGLAWPAQLERQWLGDDPFRVVVPASWKLSSSSTVSAEQLANMPWIMHHPGTSDATVISRLFSAFNIHPRIVAYSDDFNASLHMAAAGLGAALVPELAMLQAPEGIRVIDAPEIRLARSIFALQSPENHNPKVRVFMDRLTTVLGELSIAPKRR, encoded by the coding sequence GTGGTCAATCCGGTGCACCTGCGCACTCTGATCGAAGTCGTAAACCACAAGTCCTTTGCCGTGGCCGCAACCCGGCTCGGCTACACCCCCTCGGCCGTATCGCAACAGATGACAGCCCTCGAACGCACCACCGGCACAACGCTTTTTACGCGGGGTGCCAAGAGCATTGAGCCCACGCCTGCGGCCATGACCATGGTCCGCCATGCGCAACGGGTACTCACCGACATCGACGCGCTGCTTGCCGCCACGTCCACCCCCGACCTTGACCCCAGTGGAAAGCCTCTCCAGGAGTTGCGGCTCGGCATTTTCCCGTCGCTGGCCATCTACACGTTGCCCCGCCTTCTGGGGTCCCCGGATTGGGACCAGCTTGGCATAGCGCTTCGTGTGCACGTCGGGGAACCGCACCAAACCGTTGCCGGATTGCGCCAGGACGGCGAACTCGACCTGGCGTTGATCTTCCAGGTAGGACAGGCCGGACTTGCCTGGCCCGCCCAGCTGGAACGCCAATGGCTGGGTGACGATCCGTTCAGGGTTGTGGTCCCGGCTTCCTGGAAGCTCTCGAGCTCCTCCACGGTGAGTGCCGAACAGCTGGCCAACATGCCGTGGATCATGCACCATCCCGGCACCAGCGACGCGACGGTCATCTCCCGGCTTTTCTCCGCGTTCAACATCCACCCGCGGATTGTCGCCTACAGCGACGACTTCAACGCCTCACTGCACATGGCCGCAGCGGGCCTTGGCGCCGCGCTGGTTCCCGAGCTGGCCATGCTGCAGGCACCGGAAGGCATCCGGGTCATCGATGCGCCGGAGATCAGGTTGGCCCGCAGCATCTTTGCCTTGCAATCCCCCGAAAACCACAACCCAAAGGTGCGGGTCTTCATGGATCGGCTCACTACCGTACTCGGGGAATTGAGCATCGCGCCCAAACGGCGCTAG